The following are encoded in a window of Corythoichthys intestinalis isolate RoL2023-P3 chromosome 8, ASM3026506v1, whole genome shotgun sequence genomic DNA:
- the cyth4b gene encoding cytohesin 4b isoform X2 has product MTEGQMVLSDFTAAERLELENIKMYKKGLLNDIQKLKEEIDSVMAEILTFESSETEERNMGKKKFSNGKKKFNMDPKKGINYLVENKLLKKSAGCIAEFLYKEEGLNKTAIGEFLGERDELHLQTLKAFVELHEFSDLNLVQALRQFLWSFRLPGEAQKIDRMMEAFAARYCDCNANVFQSTDTCYILSFAIIMLNTSLHNPNVKDKTTLDRFVSMNRGINNGHDLPAELLSKLYESIRNEPFKIPEDDGNDLTHTFFNPDREGWLLKLGGRVKTWKRRWFILTDNCLYYFEYTTDKEPRGIIPLENLCVRDVPFPRKPYCLELYNPNSRGQKIKACKTETDGRVVEGKHQSYAICAASPHERDSWINAIR; this is encoded by the exons ATGACTGAGGGCCAAATGG TTCTGTCAGACTTCACAGCAGCCGAAAGGTTGGAGCTAGAGAATATCAAGATGTACAAAAAAGGACTTCTGAATGACATTCAG AAACTGAAGGAAGAAATCGACAGTGTAATGGCCGAGATACTCACATTCGAGTCATCTGAGACTGAAGAAAG aaacatgGGAAAGAAAAAGTTCTCCAATGGGAAGAAAAAGTTCAACATGGACCCCAAGAAG GGTATCAATTATCTGGTAGAGAACAAGCTTTTGAAGAAGAGTGCCGGATGCATCGCTGAGTTCCTCTACAAGGAAGAAGGCCTCAACAAGACGGCCATCGGGGAGTTCCTGGGAGAAAG AGATGAGCTCCACCTACAGACCTTGAAGGCCTTTGTGGAACTGCATGAGTTCTCCGACCTCAACTTGGTTCAAGCCCTCAG ACAGTTCTTATGGAGTTTCCGCTTGCCCGGCGAGGCCCAGAAGATCGACCGTATGATGGAGGCTTTCGCCGCGCGATACTGCGACTGCAACGCTAACGTCTTCCAGTCCACGG ACACGTGCTACATCCTATCGTTCGCCATCATTATGCTGAACACCAGCCTGCACAATCCCAATGTGAAGGACAAGACCACGCTAGATCGATTCGTGTCCATGAACAGAGGCATCAACAACGGCCATGACCTCCCCGCAGAGCTGCTTTCG AAACTGTACGAAAGTATACGCAACGAGCCATTCAAAATTCCCGAAGACGACGGCAACGACCTCACGCATACGTTCTTCAATCCTGACAGAGAAGGATGGCTCCTCAAGCTCg GCGGGCGAGTGAAGACATGGAAGAGGCGATGGTTCATCCTTACCGACAACTGTCTCTACTACTTTGAGTACACTACC gACAAGGAGCCCAGAGGCATCATCCCTCTGGAAAACTTGTGTGTAAGAGATGTCCCTTTTCCTCGGAAACCT TACTGTCTGGAGCTGTACAACCCCAACAGTCGAGGTCAGAAGATCAAAGCCTGTAAGACAGAGACAGACGGCCGCGTGGTGGAAGGCAAACACCAGTCGTATGCCATCTGCGCAGCCAGCCCCCACGAGAGAGACTCATGGATCAACGCTATCAGGTAG
- the cyth4b gene encoding cytohesin 4b isoform X1: MTEGQMVLSDFTAAERLELENIKMYKKGLLNDIQKLKEEIDSVMAEILTFESSETEERNMGKKKFSNGKKKFNMDPKKGINYLVENKLLKKSAGCIAEFLYKEEGLNKTAIGEFLGERDELHLQTLKAFVELHEFSDLNLVQALRQFLWSFRLPGEAQKIDRMMEAFAARYCDCNANVFQSTDTCYILSFAIIMLNTSLHNPNVKDKTTLDRFVSMNRGINNGHDLPAELLSKLYESIRNEPFKIPEDDGNDLTHTFFNPDREGWLLKLGKKLYLTLLSLQKYSLSSPFEGGRVKTWKRRWFILTDNCLYYFEYTTDKEPRGIIPLENLCVRDVPFPRKPYCLELYNPNSRGQKIKACKTETDGRVVEGKHQSYAICAASPHERDSWINAIRASITKDPFYDLVSQRKKKLIKQNQNQQD, translated from the exons ATGACTGAGGGCCAAATGG TTCTGTCAGACTTCACAGCAGCCGAAAGGTTGGAGCTAGAGAATATCAAGATGTACAAAAAAGGACTTCTGAATGACATTCAG AAACTGAAGGAAGAAATCGACAGTGTAATGGCCGAGATACTCACATTCGAGTCATCTGAGACTGAAGAAAG aaacatgGGAAAGAAAAAGTTCTCCAATGGGAAGAAAAAGTTCAACATGGACCCCAAGAAG GGTATCAATTATCTGGTAGAGAACAAGCTTTTGAAGAAGAGTGCCGGATGCATCGCTGAGTTCCTCTACAAGGAAGAAGGCCTCAACAAGACGGCCATCGGGGAGTTCCTGGGAGAAAG AGATGAGCTCCACCTACAGACCTTGAAGGCCTTTGTGGAACTGCATGAGTTCTCCGACCTCAACTTGGTTCAAGCCCTCAG ACAGTTCTTATGGAGTTTCCGCTTGCCCGGCGAGGCCCAGAAGATCGACCGTATGATGGAGGCTTTCGCCGCGCGATACTGCGACTGCAACGCTAACGTCTTCCAGTCCACGG ACACGTGCTACATCCTATCGTTCGCCATCATTATGCTGAACACCAGCCTGCACAATCCCAATGTGAAGGACAAGACCACGCTAGATCGATTCGTGTCCATGAACAGAGGCATCAACAACGGCCATGACCTCCCCGCAGAGCTGCTTTCG AAACTGTACGAAAGTATACGCAACGAGCCATTCAAAATTCCCGAAGACGACGGCAACGACCTCACGCATACGTTCTTCAATCCTGACAGAGAAGGATGGCTCCTCAAGCTCggtaaaaaattatatttaacaTTACTGTCCCTGCAAAAGTATTCATTATCATCTCCATTTGAAGGCGGGCGAGTGAAGACATGGAAGAGGCGATGGTTCATCCTTACCGACAACTGTCTCTACTACTTTGAGTACACTACC gACAAGGAGCCCAGAGGCATCATCCCTCTGGAAAACTTGTGTGTAAGAGATGTCCCTTTTCCTCGGAAACCT TACTGTCTGGAGCTGTACAACCCCAACAGTCGAGGTCAGAAGATCAAAGCCTGTAAGACAGAGACAGACGGCCGCGTGGTGGAAGGCAAACACCAGTCGTATGCCATCTGCGCAGCCAGCCCCCACGAGAGAGACTCATGGATCAACGCTATCAG GGCGAGCATCACCAAAGACCCCTTCTACGACCTGGTTTCCCAGCGCAAGAAGAAGCTGATCAAGCAGAACCAGAACCAACAGGACTGA